Proteins from a genomic interval of Zingiber officinale cultivar Zhangliang chromosome 1B, Zo_v1.1, whole genome shotgun sequence:
- the LOC122001240 gene encoding NDR1/HIN1-like protein 1, producing MSAKDSDNQEPCGRRHGLRLRHLLTGLLLFVSLILLLILIIWLVLRPSKPKFYLQAISIYQLNVTGAGGAAPNLLTAVLQTTLSSRNPNDRVGIYYDDLRAFAAFKGQRITTSAPLAAGYQGHHDVAVWSPYLYGASVPLAPYLAAALEQDRATGLLLVELKVEGRLRWKVGTWISSRYRLQANCPAFITVSNGAGETPAFRFQQQLSTCTVDV from the coding sequence ATGTCGGCGAAGGATTCCGACAATCAGGAACCGTGCGGGCGGCGCCATGGCCTCCGCCTCCGCCACCTCCTCACTGGTCTCCTTCTGTTCGTCAGCTTAATCCTTCTCCTCATCCTCATTATCTGGCTCGTCCTACGCCCCTCCAAGCCCAAGTTCTACTTACAAGCCATCTCCATCTACCAGCTCAACGTCACCGGCGCCGGAGGAGCCGCCCCCAACCTCCTCACCGCTGTCCTCCAGACCACCCTCTCCTCCCGCAACCCCAACGACCGCGTTGGCATCTACTACGACGATCTGCGCGCCTTCGCCGCCTTCAAGGGCCAGCGCATCACCACCTCCGCCCCCCTCGCAGCCGGTTACCAGGGCCACCACGACGTCGCCGTGTGGTCCCCGTACCTGTACGGTGCCAGCGTCCCCCTGGCTCCGTACCTCGCTGCCGCCCTCGAGCAGGACCGCGCGACGGGGCTCCTGCTCGTCGAGCTCAAGGTGGAGGGGCGGCTCCGGTGGAAGGTCGGCACGTGGATCTCCAGCCGCTACCGTCTGCAGGCCAACTGCCCCGCTTTCATAACGGTCAGTAACGGCGCCGGCGAGACACCGGCGTTCCGGTTCCAGCAGCAGTTGTCGACCTGCACCGTCGACGTCTGA